From a single Thalassophryne amazonica chromosome 7, fThaAma1.1, whole genome shotgun sequence genomic region:
- the LOC117513428 gene encoding putative nuclease HARBI1, with protein MDRQISLLHALKVEIALYALLEEDMWKCYGKMCREAKRRRKRRWYVSPLYESRPDQGEYSLLRQMYSIDENMHFKYFRMSQQRFSDLLQRLEPHVSHQSTHSCPISPGERLAVALRILASGATQKSVAASFKMGSTTVCRILSEICQLIWQVLHAQFVAFPNRDGWSAIAEDFWGLCNFPNCVGAIDSKHIKIRAPPRSGSEFVGNKDNQAIVLLAMCDARYKFTMIDVGSYGDDGDVFQQSSFGNSLLQNKLDFPPPSCLPGTNIKSPPVIVGDADFPLHLNLMKPFPGSNLEEGPRLYNYRHARARSIIENSFSILTARWRILGRPIEFHTDKAINVVKACVALHNYLISTDDTNVQAARYIPLNFTDSQSESGEMQDCEWRRQVADDSGLVNPGPLSQHGTASRAAVGVRRNLMPFSQSPEGTTPWQDAPQDK; from the exons ATGGACAGACAAATATCTCTGTTACACGCCCTGAAAGTTGAAATAGCTTTGTATGCGCTGCTCGAAGAGGACATGTGGAAGTGTTACGGTAAAATGTGTCGAGAAGCCAAACGTCGGCGGAAAAGGCGCTGGTACGTCAGTCCTCTGTACGAGTCCAGGCCCGACCAGGGCGAGTACAGTCTCCTACGGCAGATGTACAGTATCGACGAAAACATGCATTTCAAGTATTTTCGCATGTCGCAGCAGCGGTTTTCGGACTTATTGCAGCGCTTGGAGCCGCACGTCAGCCACCAGTCGACCCACAGTTGTCCCATCAGCCCCGGTGAGCGTCTCGCCGTGGCGCTGAGGATCCTGGCTTCAGGGGCCACTCAGAAAAGTGTGGCCGCCAGCTTCAAGATGGGATCCACCACCGTCTGCCGCATTCTGTCTGAAATATGTCAGCTCATCTGGCAGGTCCTGCATGCACAATTTGTGGCTTTCCCCAACCGTGACGGTTGGTCTGCCATTGCTGAAGATTTCTGGGGTTTGTGTAATTTTCCCAATTGTGTGGGTGCCATTGATAGCAAGCACATAAAGATTAGAGCGCCACCTCGTTCTGGCAGCGAGTTTGTCGGTAATAAGGACAATCAGGCTATTGTCCTGCTGGCCATGTGTGATGCCCGTTATAAATTCACAATGATTGATGTGGGATCCTATGGTGATGATGGAGATGTTTTCCAGCAGAGCTCCTTTGGTAACAGCTTGCTGCAGAACAAACTGGACTTTCCACCACCTTCTTGCCTTCCTGGAACCAACATCAAATCACCACCTGTAATTGTTGGGGATGCGGACTTTCCACTGCATTTGAATCTCATGAAACCATTTCCAG GTTCAAACCTTGAGGAGGGGCCTCGCTTATACAATTACCGACACGCCAGAGCAAGGAGCATCATCGAGAACTCTTTCAGCATTCTCACTGCAAGGTGGCGGATTCTTGGAAGGCCAATTGAGTTCCATACAGACAAGGCGATAAATGTGGTCAAGGCATGCGTGGCCCTCCACAACTACCTCATCAGTACTGATGACACAAATGTACAAGCAGCCAGATACATCCCACTCAACTTCACAGACTCACAGTCAGAATCTGGTGAGATGCAGGACTGTGAGTGGAGAAGGCAGGTGGCAGATGACAGTGGGCTTGTTAACCCTGGACCGCTGTCACAACACGGTACAGCCTCCAGGGCTGCTGTTGGAGTGCGGAGGAACCTCATGCCTTTTTCCCAGTCTCCTGAAGGAACAACACCCTGGCAGGATGCACCACAGGACAAATAA
- the LOC117513429 gene encoding uncharacterized protein LOC117513429, translating to MEQEADSSRAKYSSVSATAATDTPLSKGFIPRGLGKAKRQTLRRLAVKFKLKDGELYYGNRRVVKTREEARSLFHRFHESPTGVHHGISKTRTALSSRFYWSAMSKDINNWVLQCDKCQNIGKPRVVPQTLEFIKCDDIDQQWPLDETAAAAVTIADPQETGIADTVTPRSYTPVSHEQSGSTWNTSDDGTSVENSINSTSVPASVKKKRRHAQAEMFQTLATFCSEHMARCTAMLSEMHACVNSQQDECTSFALAVAHSLRKLPPERLEMTKTKIYALLGEAHNQS from the exons ATGGAACAGGAAGCCGACAGCAGCAGGGCCAAATACAGCTCTGTGTCTGCCACAGCAGCCACCGACACGCCACTGAGCAAAG GGTTTATACCCCGAGGGTTGGGAAAGGCTAAACGACAAACTTTGAGGCGGCTTGCTGTCAAATTTAAATTAAAAG ATGGTGAGTTGTATTATGGCAACCGGAGGGTTGTCAAAACCAGAGAGGAGGCACGGTCACTTTTCCACAGGTTCCATGAGTCGCCAACAGGAGTGCACCACGGCATCAGTAAAACGAGGACTGCTTTGAGTTCCAGGTTTTACTGGTCTGCAATGTCAAAAGACATAAATAACTGG GTACTGCAGTGTGACAAGTGCCAGAACATTGGAAAACCACGCGTTGTTCCACAAACACTGGAATTTATTAAG TGTGATGATATCGACCAGCAGTGGCCTCTGGAtgaaacagcagcagctgcagtcaCTATAGCGGACCCGCAGGAAACCGGCATTGCTGACACCGTCACACCGCGGTCATACACGCCAGTGTCTCATGAACAGTCTGGTTCAACATGGAACACTTCAGACGATGGAACCTCAGTGGAAAATTCAATCAACAGCACATCTGTTCCTGCATCAGTCAAGAAGAAGAGACGACATGCACAGGCAGAGATGTTTCAGACTCTAGCTACCTTCTGCAGCGAGCACATGGCAAGATGCACGGCGATGCTTTCGGAAATGCACGCTTGTGTTAACAGTCAGCAAGATGAGTGCACCAGCTTTGCTCTAGCAGTCGCACACTCCCTCCGTAAACTCCCACCTGAACGACtggaaatgacaaaaacaaagATTTATGCTTTACTGGGTGAAGCACATAACCAATCataa
- the LOC117513825 gene encoding putative nuclease HARBI1: MDRQISLLHALKVEIALYALLEEDMWKCYGKMCREAKRRRKRRWYVSPLYESRPDQGEYSLLRQMYSIDENMHFKYFRMSQQRFSDLLQRLEPHVSHQSTHSCPISPGERLAVALRILASGATQKSVAASFKMGSTTVCRILSEICQLIWQVLHAQFVAFPNRDGWSAIAEDFWGLCNFPNCVGAIDSKHIKIRAPPRSGSEFVGNKDNQAIVLLAMCDARYKFTMIDVGSYGDDGDVFQQSSFGNSLLQNKLDFPPPSCLPGTNIKSPPVIVGDADFPLHLNLMKPFPGSNLEEGPRLYNYRHARARSIIENSFSILTARWRILGRPIEFHTDKAINVVKACVALHNYLISTDDTNVQAARYIPLNFTDSQSESGEMQDCEWRRQVADDSGLVNPGPLSHGTASRAAVGVRRNLMHFFQSPEGTTPWQDAPQDK, translated from the exons ATGGACAGACAAATATCTCTGTTACACGCCCTGAAAGTTGAAATAGCTTTGTATGCGCTGCTCGAAGAGGACATGTGGAAGTGTTACGGTAAAATGTGTCGAGAAGCCAAACGTCGGCGGAAAAGGCGCTGGTACGTCAGTCCTCTGTACGAGTCCAGGCCCGACCAGGGCGAGTACAGTCTCCTACGGCAGATGTACAGTATCGACGAAAACATGCATTTCAAGTATTTTCGCATGTCGCAGCAGCGGTTTTCGGACTTATTGCAGCGCTTGGAGCCGCACGTCAGCCACCAGTCGACCCACAGTTGTCCCATCAGCCCCGGTGAGCGGCTCGCCGTGGCGCTGAGGATCCTGGCTTCAGGGGCCACTCAGAAAAGTGTGGCCGCCAGCTTCAAGATGGGATCCACCACCGTCTGCCGCATTCTGTCTGAAATATGTCAGCTCATCTGGCAGGTCCTGCATGCACAATTTGTGGCTTTCCCCAACCGTGACGGTTGGTCTGCCATTGCTGAAGATTTCTGGGGTTTGTGTAATTTTCCCAATTGTGTGGGTGCCATTGATAGCAAGCACATAAAGATTAGAGCGCCACCTCGTTCTGGCAGCGAGTTTGTCGGTAATAAGGACAATCAGGCTATTGTCCTGCTGGCCATGTGTGATGCCCGTTATAAATTCACAATGATTGATGTGGGATCCTATGGTGATGATGGAGATGTTTTCCAGCAGAGCTCCTTTGGTAACAGCTTGCTGCAGAACAAACTGGACTTTCCACCACCTTCTTGCCTTCCTGGAACCAACATCAAATCACCACCTGTAATTGTTGGGGATGCGGACTTTCCACTGCATTTGAATCTCATGAAACCATTTCCAG GTTCAAACCTTGAGGAGGGGCCTCGCTTATACAATTACCGACACGCCAGAGCAAGGAGCATCATCGAGAACTCTTTCAGCATTCTCACTGCAAGGTGGCGGATTCTTGGAAGGCCAATTGAGTTCCATACAGACAAGGCGATAAATGTGGTCAAGGCATGCGTGGCCCTCCACAACTACCTCATCAGTACTGATGACACAAATGTACAAGCAGCCAGATACATCCCACTCAACTTCACAGACTCACAGTCAGAATCTGGTGAGATGCAGGACTGTGAGTGGAGAAGGCAGGTGGCAGATGACAGTGGGCTTGTTAACCCTGGACCGCTGTCACACGGTACAGCCTCCAGGGCTGCTGTTGGAGTGCGGAGGAACCTCATGCACTTTTTCCAGTCTCCTGAAGGAACAACACCCTGGCAGGATGCACCACAGGACAAATAA